In Nicotiana tabacum cultivar K326 chromosome 11, ASM71507v2, whole genome shotgun sequence, a single window of DNA contains:
- the LOC107803276 gene encoding uncharacterized protein LOC107803276, which yields MEPKQQSRTLERYRSRLGLALAFVNISNKIWAFIDDDFEVMMLFDMQQQLTLRLTDTNTQQEFILTLVYAKCDHIERIELWDTLYALASDMTTPWIVGGDFNVIWDEEEKFGGLPVPINEVDDFRDCINSCNLNDLGFKGSIFTCWNGRAEEDCSFKRLDRVLGNIGLQQLLPSVEVTHLSKIGSDHCPLLIKCDPNLITAKKQFRFLNFWTDHNTFQEVVKENWVDDLAANSQVTSFTIFNNKLKKLKKVLSRWSKDIYGDIFQKVASLEEVVLVHEAQFELSPTSMNRERLNKVKAKLTRYLALEEQFWRQKTGMAWFKDGDRNTKFFHAHVNRRRKILQLKRIQDSAGNWIEGNDQMAEEAISFFKSQFHEGVLEKNQELLKQPTKEEVKQAVFGLNADNAGGPDGFTGFIKGRSIVENILLTNEIITDIRLRTKAVPNVVLKLDMTKAYDRLSWLFMTKVLRKMGFEERIIGIVFRIVSNNWYSILMNEQPYGFFKSTRGVKQGDPLSPTLFILSAEALSRALNSLHQNLYFCDFGLSKWSPKINHLSYADDRIIFSSFDAMSLKLIMEVLRAYETTSGQLINKAKSAVYLHHLTNVDIIDKVQSITSINRRKMEYYHDLMKKVLDKIQSWQGKILSIGGRAVLINHVLQGMPIHLLSAVNPPASVINKLYKMIAQFFWSNSIGGKARHWASWDSLCLPKEEGGVGFRSLHDMPRALFCKLWWNFRTKPTLWSSFMCQKYCKKLNAIVVPWRKGSHVWRKMLDCREAIEHQIIWQPRMGSSLFWFDNWTEMGGLYFTTPPKFYYDESIHNVHDVMLEGTWNETRLMQILPHDIASHIIANIKPTALSDELDKPFWMMESKGYFTVKSTWDYVRRMRDQNAVFTNIWVKGLPFKIVFFMWKVWKGRIPLDDFFKSTYSVLLLHGKCWNFHNGMSLQQAIAKCWTVQVVPRLKPIFQALPSIILWELWKRRNCQKHGEMVNTDGASRGNPGRSSIGFVLRDSKGDVRYARGKEIKEGTNMEAETIAILEAIQTCVQQGYANIHIQTDSLFLKNVIDGTWDPPWAIEAYVQEIKQFMARCNCRVSHIMREGNKLADFLANHALDHEDHEAHNFQQLEIQEKRIVNRNYTIAIHYLLSILQMVVLVHCTQSIEGNMWVGSSIAIRRTRTKADTHIFCNKDHMLQQRFSSTMKVIRFNTTVMHHLLIQCLPHSLLGLLETRSAKVQQHTNYRAQQEWLNALDTQSACWRRNEFEEKLGIQHGPTQFFNCLMHACCIGNVRK from the exons ATGGAACCAAAGCAACAGTCGAGAACACTTGAAAGATATAGGAGCAGACTTGGGCTTGCACTGGCATTTGTCAACATTTCTAATAAAATATGGGCTTTCATAGATGATGATTTTGAGGTTATGATGTTATTTGACATGCAACAGCAACTCACTTTGAGATTAACTGACACCAATACCCAACAAGAATTTATCCTTACCCTAGTATATGCCAAATGTGATCATATCGAGCGTATAGAACTATGGGATACTCTCTACGCTTTGGCAAGTGACATGACTACTCCATGGATTGTTGGTGGGGATTTCAATGTAATATGGGATGAAGAGGAGAAGTTTGGTGGTCTTCCAGTACCCATAAATGAAGTGGACGATTTTAGGGATTGTATAAATTCATGCAACCTCAACGATCTTGGATTCAAAGGAAGTATATTCACTTGTTGGAATGGTAGGGCTGAAGAGGACTGCAGTTTTAAAAGACTGGATCGTGTATTAGGCAATATAGGACTACAACAACTTTTACCAAGTGTGGAGGTTACTCACTTATCAAAAATAGGCTCAGATCACTGCCCACTCTTGATTAAATGTGATCCAAATCTAATAACTGCCAAAAAGCAATTTCGATTCTTGAATTTTTGGACTGATCACAACACCTTCCAAGAAGTTGTGAAAGAAAATTGGGTGGACGACCTAGCTGCAAACTCTCAGGTTACCTCTTTCacaattttcaacaacaaattgAAGAAACTGAAAAAGGTCTTATCAAGATGGAGTAAGGATATATATGGGGATATTTTTCAAAAAGTTGCAAGTCTAGAAGAGGTTGTTCTGGTACATGAAGCTCAGTTCGAACTTAGTCCCACAAGTATGAATAGGGAGAGGCTCAATAAGGTGAAAGCAAAACTTACTAGATACCTAGCCTTAGAAGAGCAATTCTGGAGACAAAAGACAGGCATGGCATGGTTTAAGGATGGAGATCGCAATACGAAGTTCTTTCATGCACATGTAAATAGGAGAAGAAAAATCCTGCAATTAAAAAGAATTCAAGATAGTGCTGGCAATTGGATAGAAGGAAATGATCAGATGGCTGAAGAAGCAATCAGTTTCTTTAAGTCGCAATTTCATGAAGGTGTT TTGGAGAAAAACCAAGAACTACTGAAACAACCTACCAAAGAAGAAGTCAAACAGGCTGTCTTTGGCTTAAATGCAGACAATGCTGGGGGTCCTGATGGCTTCACAG GATTCATCAAGGGTAGGAGCATCgttgaaaatattttattgacTAATGAAATAATAACTGATATAAGACTGAGGACCAAAGCAGTACCAAATGTTGTACTCAAATTGGACATGACAAAAGCCTATGACAGACTGTCTTGGCTATTCATGACTAAGGTTTTGAGGAAAATGGGCTTCGAGGAAAGAATAATTGGAATCGTGTTTAGAATTGTCTCCAACAATTGGTATTCTATATTAATGAATGAACAACCTTATGGATTTTTTAAATCAACAAGAGGAGTCAAGCAAGGTGATCCGCTATCACCTACTCTATTCATCCTATCTGCTGAAGCTTTATCAAGAGCCCTCAATTCATTACATCAGAACTTGTATTTCTGTGATTTTGGGTTATCAAAATGGAGCCCCAAAATCAATCATCTTTCCTACGCAGATGACAGAATCATATTCTCATCTTTTGATGCTATGTCATTAAAGTTGATTATGGAAGTGCTGAGGGCATATGAGACTACCTCTGGACAGTTAATCAACAAGGCAAAATCTGCAGTATACCTACATCATTTAACAAATGTGGACATCATAGACAAAGTGCAGAGCATAACAAGTATTAACAG GAGGAAGATGGAATATTATCATGATCTGATGAAAAAGGTACTAGATAAGATCCAATCATGGCAAGGAAAAATCTTATCAATTGGAGGTCGGGCAGTCTTAATTAACCATGTGCTTCAAGGAATGCCTATTCATCTGCTTTCAGCAGTAAATCCACCAGCTTCTGTCATAAATAAACTCTACAAAATGATTGCTCAgtttttttggagtaattctaTAGGAGGAAAGGCAAGACATTGGGCATCTTGGGACTCATTGTGTCTACCTAAAGAGGAAGGAGGGGTTGGATTTCGTTCATTACATGATATGCCAAGGGCATTATTTTGTAAGTTATGGTGGAATTTTAGAACTAAACCAACACTTTGGAGTTCTTTCATGTGccaaaaatattgcaaaaagctGAATGCAATTGTAGTACCATGGAGAAAAGGTTCCCATGTTTGGAGGAAAATGCTTGACTGTAGGGAGgcaattgaacaccaaatcattTGGCAACCAAGAATGGGGTCATCTCTTTTTTGGTTCGACAATTGGACAGAGATGGGTGGATTGTATTTCACAACACCACCTAAGTTCTACTATGATGAGTCAATCCATAATGTTCATGATGTGATGTTGGAAGGTACATGGAATGAAACAAGATTAATGCAGATATTGCCACACGACATAGCCAGTCACATCATTGCTAATATCAAACCTACAGCTCTCTCAGATGAATTAGATAAACCTTTTTGGATGATGGAATCAAAAGGTTACTTCACTGTCAAATCTACTTGGGATTATGTCAGGAGAATGAGGGATCAAAATGCAGTATTCACAAATATTTGGGTCAAGGGCTTGCCTTTCAAAATTGTATTTTTTATGTGGAAAGTTTGGAAAGGAAGAATACCACTGGATGATTTTTTCAAGAG CACATACAGTGTGTTACTACTTCATGGAAAATGCTGGAATTTTCATAATGGAATGTCATTGCAGCAGGCAATAGCAAAATGTTGGACTGTACAAGTTGTTCCACGACTCAAGCCTATATTCCAAGCTTTACCATCGATAATTTTGTGGGAATTGTGGAAGAGAAGAAACTGCCAAAAACATGGTGAAATG GTGAATACTGACGGGGCATCGAGGGGAAATCCGGGTAGAAGCTCCATTGGTTTTGTCCTACGGGATAGTAAAGGAGATGTGAGATATGCAAGGGGGAAAGAAATTAAGGAGGGAACAAATATGGAAGCAGAAACCATTGCTATACTTGAGGCAATACAAACCTGTGTGCAACAAGGATATGCCAATATCCACATCCAAACAGATTCATTGTTTCTGAAGAACGTGATAGATGGTACATGGGATCCACCTTGGGCAATAGAGGCATATGTTCAGGAGATTAAACAGTTTATGGCAAGATGTAATTGTAGGGTGTCACATATCATGCGAGAAGGAAACAAATTGGCTGACTTCCTAGCAAACCATGCACTCGACCATGAGGATCATGAGGCTCACAACTTTCAGCAACTGGAGATACAAGAAAAGAGGATTGTTAATA GGAACTATACTATAGCTATTCATTACCTATTGTCGATCCTTcaaatggtggtattagtacatTGTACTCAATCCATTGAAGGGAATATGTGGGTAGGCTCTAGCATAGCAATCAGGAGAACAAGGACTAAGGCTGATACACATATTTTCTGCAATAAAGACCATATGCTTCAACAAAGATTTAGCAGTACAATGAAAGTAATAAGGTTTAATACCACTGTGATGCACCACCTTTTGATACAATGTTTACCACACTCTCTTCTGGGACTATTAGAGACAAGATCTGCTAAAGTCCAACAACACACCAATTATCGAGCACAACAAGAATGGCTAAATGCATTGGATACCCAATCAGCTTGCTGGAGAAGGAATGAATTCGAGGAAAAGCTGGGCATACAACATGGGCCAACACAGTTTTTTAATTGTTTAATGCACGCCTGTTGCATTGGAAATGTAAGAAAGTGA